A window of the Lactuca sativa cultivar Salinas chromosome 5, Lsat_Salinas_v11, whole genome shotgun sequence genome harbors these coding sequences:
- the LOC128126395 gene encoding photosystem II protein D1, with product MTAILERRESESLWGRFCNWITSTENRLYIGWFGVLMIPTLLTATSVFIIAFIAAPPVDIDGIREPVSGSLLYGNNIISGAIIPTSAAIGLHFYPIWEAASVDEWLYNGGPYELIVLHFLLGVACYMGREWELSFRLGMRPWIAVAYSAPVAAATAVFLIYPIGQGSFSDGMPLGISGTFNFMIVFQAEHNILMHPFHMLGVAGVFGGSLFSAMHGSLVTSSLIRETTENESANEGYRFGQEEETYNIIAAHGYFGRLIFQYASFNNSRSLHFFLAAWPVVGIWFTALGISTMAFNLNGFNFNQSVVDSQGRVINTWADIINRANLGMEVMHERNAHNFPLDLAAIEAPSTNG from the coding sequence ATGACTGCAATTTTAGAGAGACGCGAAAGCGAAAGCCTATGGGGTCGCTTCTGTAACTGGATAACCAGCACCGAAAACCGTCTTTACATTGGATGGTTTGGTGTTTTGATGATCCCTACCTTATTGACCGCAACTTCTGTATTTATTATCGCCTTCATTGCTGCTCCTCCAGTGGATATTGATGGTATTCGTGAACCTGTTTCTGGATCTCTACTTTATGGAAACAATATTATTTCAGGTGCCATTATTCCTACTTCTGCAGCTATAGGTTTGCATTTTTACCCAATATGGGAAGCAGCATCCGTTGATGAATGGTTATACAATGGTGGTCCTTATGAACTAATTGTTCTACACTTCTTACTTGGTGTAGCTTGTTACATGGGTCGTGAGTGGGAGCTTAGTTTCCGTCTGGGTATGCGACCTTGGATTGCTGTTGCATATTCAGCTCCTGTTGCAGCTGCGACTGCTGTTTTCTTGATCTACCCAATTGGTCAAGGAAGCTTTTCTGATGGTATGCCTCTAGGAATTTCTGGTACTTTCAACTTCATGATTGTATTCCAGGCTGAGCACAACATCCTTATGCACCCATTTCACATGCTAGGCGTAGCTGGTGTATTCGGCGGCTCCCTATTTAGTGCTATGCATGGTTCTTTGGTAACCTCTAGTTTGATCAGGGAAACCACAGAAAATGAATCTGCTAATGAAGGTTACAGATTCGGTCAAGAAGAAGAAACTTATAATATCATAGCCGCTCATGGTTATTTTGGCCGATTGATCTTCCAATATGCTAGTTTCAACAACTCTCGTTCTTTACATTTCTTCCTAGCTGCTTGGCCTGTAGTAGGTATCTGGTTCACTGCTTTAGGTATCAGCACTATGGCTTTCAACCTAAATGGTTTCAATTTCAACCAATCGGTAGTTGATAGTCAAGGCCGTGTAATTAATACTTGGGCTGATATCATTAACCGTGCTAACCTTGGTATGGAAGTTATGCATGAACGTAATGCTCATAATTTCCCTCTAGACTTAGCTGCTATCGAAGCTCCATCTACAAATGGATAA
- the LOC128126399 gene encoding 50S ribosomal protein L2, chloroplastic-like translates to MPLGTAIHNIEITLGKGGQLARAAGAVAKLIAKEGKSATLKLPSGEVRLISKNCSATVGQVGNVGVNQKSLGRAGSKRWLGKRPVVRGVVMNPVDHPHGGGEGRAPIGRKQPTTPWGYPALGKRSRKRNKYSDNLILRRRSK, encoded by the coding sequence ATGCCCTTAGGCACGGCCATACATaacatagaaatcacacttggaaagGGTGGACAATTAGCTAGAGCAGCGGGTGCTGTAGCGAAACTGATTGCAAAAGAAGGGAAATCGGCCACATTAAAATTACCTTCTGGGGAGGTCCGTTTGATATCCAAAAACTGCTCAGCAACAGTCGGACAAGTGGGGAATGTTGGGGTGAACCAGAAAAGTTTGGGTAGAGCCGGATCTAAGCGTTGGCTAGGTAAGCGCCCTGTAGTAAGAGGAGTAGTTATGAACCCTGTAGACCATCCACATGGGGGTGGTGAAGGGAGGGCCCCAATTGGTAGAAAACAACCCACAACCCCTTGGGGTTATCCTGCACTTGGAAAAAGAAGTAGAAAAAGGAATAAATATAGTGATAATTTGATTCTTCGTCGCCGTAGTAAATAG
- the LOC128126397 gene encoding 30S ribosomal protein S7, chloroplastic-like gives MSRRGTAEEKTGKSDPIYRNRLVNMLVNRILKHGKKSLAYQIIYRAVKKIQQKTETNPLSVLRQAIHGVTPGIAVKARRVGGSTQQVPIEIGSTQGKALAIRWLLAASRKRPGRNMAFKLSSELVDAAKGSGDAIRKREETHKMAESNRAFAHFR, from the coding sequence ATGTCACGTCGAGGTACTGCAGAAGAAAAAACTGGAAAATCCGATCCAATTTATCGTAATCGATTAGTTAACATGTTGGTTAACCGTATTCTGAAACACGGAAAAAAATCATTGGCTTATCAAATTATCTATCGAGCCGTGAAAAAGATTCAACAAAAGACAGAAACAAATCCACTATCTGTTTTACGTCAAGCAATACATGGAGTAACTCCGGGTATAGCAGTAAAAGCAAGACGTGTAGGTGGATCGACTCAGCAAGTTCCCATTGAAATAGGATCCACACAAGGAAAAGCACTTGCCATTCGTTGGTTATTAGCGGCATCCCGAAAACGTCCGGGTCGAAATATGGCTTTCAAATTAAGTTCCGAATTAGTGGATGCTGCCAAAGGGAGTGGCGATGCCATACGCAAAAGGGAAGAGACTCATAAAATGGCAGAGTCAAATAGAGCTTTTGCACATTTTCGTTAA
- the LOC128126398 gene encoding 50S ribosomal protein L14, chloroplastic → MIQPQTHLNVADNSGARELMCIRIIGASNRRYAHIGDVIVAVIKDAVPNMPLERSEVVRAVIVRTCKELKRDNGMIIRYDDNAAVVIDQEGNPKGTRVFGAIARELRQFNFTKIVSLAPEVL, encoded by the coding sequence ATGATTCAACCTCAGACCCATTTGAATGTAGCAGATAACAGCGGGGCTCGAGAATTGATGTGTATTCGAATCATAGGAGCTAGCAATCGCCGATATGCTCATATTGGTGACGTTATTGTTGCTGTGATCAAAGACGCAGTTCCAAACATGCCTCTAGAAAGATCAGAAGTGGTCAGAGCTGTAATTGTCCGTACTTGTAAAGAACTTAAACGTGACAACGGTATGATAATACGATATGATGACAATGCCGCAGTTGTGATTGATCAAGAAGGAAATCCAAAAGGAACGCGAGTTTTTGGTGCGATTGCCCGAGAATTGAGACAGTTCAATTTTACTAAAATAGTTTCATTAGCCCCTGAGGTATTATAG
- the LOC128126410 gene encoding 50S ribosomal protein L2, chloroplastic-like: MPLGTAIHNIEITLGKGGQLARAAGAVAKLIAKEGKSATLKLPSGEVRLISKNGSATVGQVGNVGVNQKSLGRAGSKRWLGKRPVVRGVVMNPVDHPHGGGEGRAPIGRKQPTTPWGYPALGKRSRKRNKYSDNLILRRRSK; the protein is encoded by the coding sequence ATGCCCTTAGGCACGGCCATACATaacatagaaatcacacttggaaagGGTGGACAATTAGCTAGAGCAGCGGGTGCTGTAGCGAAACTGATTGCAAAAGAAGGGAAATCGGCCACATTAAAATTACCTTCTGGGGAGGTCCGTTTGATATCCAAAAACGGCTCAGCAACAGTCGGACAAGTGGGGAATGTTGGGGTGAACCAGAAAAGTTTGGGTAGAGCCGGATCTAAGCGTTGGCTAGGTAAGCGCCCTGTAGTAAGAGGAGTAGTTATGAACCCTGTAGACCATCCACATGGGGGTGGTGAAGGGAGGGCCCCAATTGGTAGAAAACAACCCACAACCCCTTGGGGTTATCCTGCACTTGGAAAAAGAAGTAGAAAAAGGAATAAATATAGTGATAATTTGATTCTTCGTCGCCGTAGTAAATAG
- the LOC128126407 gene encoding 30S ribosomal protein S3, chloroplastic, with protein MGQKINPIGFRLGTTQGHHSLWFAQPKNYSEGLQEDKKIRTYIQNYVQKNMKTSSGVEGIARIEIQKRIDLIQIIIYMGFPKILIESRPRGIEELQMNLQKEFHSVNRKLNIAITRIEKPYGNPNILAEFIAGQLKNRVSFRKAMKKAIELTEQADTKGIQVQIAGRIDGKEIARVEWIREGRVPLQTIRAKIDYCCYTVRTIYGVLGIKIWIFIDGE; from the coding sequence ATGGGACAAAAAATAAATCCAATTGGTTTCAGACTTGGTACAACCCAAGGTCATCATTCCCTTTGGTTCGCACAACCAAAAAATTATTCTGAGGGTCTGCAAGAAGATAAAAAAATAAGAACTTATATCCAGAATTATGtacaaaaaaatatgaaaacatCTTCTGGCGTCGAGGGAATTGCACGTATAGAGATTCAAAAAAGAATCGACCTGATCCAAATCATAATCTATATGGGATTTCCAAAAATCTTAATTGAAAGTCGACCCCGAGGAATCGAAGAATTACAGATGAATTTACAAAAAGAATTTCATTCTGTAAATAGAAAACTTAACATTGCTATCACACGAATTGAAAAGCCTTacggaaaccctaatattcttgCAGAATTTATAGCGGGCCAATTAAAAAATAGAGTTTCTTTTCGCAAAGCAATGAAAAAGGCTATAGAATTAACTGAACAAGCAGATACAAAAGGAATTCAAGTGCAAATTGCAGGACGTATCGACGGAAAAGAAATTGCGCGTGTTGAATGGATCAGAGAGGGGAGGGTTCCACTACAAACCATTCGAGCTAAAATTGATTATTGTTGCTATACAGTTCGAACGATCTATGGGGTATTAGGCATCAAAATTTGGATATTTATAGACGGGGAATAA
- the LOC128134149 gene encoding 50S ribosomal protein L14, chloroplastic-like, producing MKGISYRGNAICFGKYALQALEPAWITSRQIEAGRRAMTRNARRGGKIWVRIFPDKPVTVRPAETRMGSGKGSPEYWVAVVKPGRILYEMGGTHLNVADNSGARELMCIRIIGASNRRYAHIGDVIVAVIKDAVPNMPLERSEVVRAVIVRTCKELKRDNGMIIRYDDNAAVVIDQEGNPKGTRVFGAIARELRQFNFTKIVSLAPEVL from the exons ATGAAGGGAATATCTTATCGAGGTAATGCTATTTGTTTTGGTAAATACGCTCTTCAGGCACTTGAACCCGCTTGGATCACCTCTAGACAAATAGAAGCAGGTCGACGAGCAATGACACGAAATGCACGTCGCGGTGGAAAAATATGGGTCCGTATATTTCCAGATAAACCAGTTACAGTAAGACCCGCAGAAACACGTATGGGTTCAGGTAAAGGCTCTCCCGAATATTGGGTAGCTGTTGTTAAACCAGGTCGAATACTTTATGAAATGGGTGGA ACCCATTTGAATGTAGCAGATAACAGCGGGGCTCGAGAATTGATGTGTATTCGAATCATAGGAGCTAGCAATCGCCGATATGCTCATATTGGTGACGTTATTGTTGCTGTGATCAAAGACGCAGTTCCAAACATGCCTCTAGAAAGATCAGAAGTGGTCAGAGCTGTAATTGTCCGTACTTGTAAAGAACTTAAACGTGACAACGGTATGATAATACGATATGATGACAATGCCGCAGTTGTGATTGATCAAGAAGGAAATCCAAAAGGAACGCGAGTTTTTGGTGCGATTGCCCGAGAATTGAGACAGTTCAATTTTACTAAAATAGTTTCATTAGCCCCTGAGGTATTATAG
- the LOC128126409 gene encoding 30S ribosomal protein S11, chloroplastic-like has product MAKAIPKKGSRGRIGSHKSTRKIPKGVIHIQASFNNTIVTVTDVRGRVVSWSSAGTSGFRGTKRGTPFAAQTAAGHAIRAVVDQGMQRAEVMIKGPGLGRDAALRAIRRSGILLTFVRDVTPMPHNGCRPPKKRRV; this is encoded by the coding sequence ATGGCAAAAGCTATACCGAAAAAAGGTTCACGTGGACGTATTGGTTCACATAAGAGTACACGTAAAATACCAAAGGGGGTTATTCATATTCAAGCAAGTTTCAATAATACCATTGTGACTGTTACAGATGTACGGGGGCGAGTGGTTTCTTGGTCCTCTGCCGGTACTTCTGGCTTCCGAGGTACAAAAAGAGGGACGCCATTTGCTGCTCAAACCGCAGCAGGACATGCTATTCGTGCAGTAGTAGATCAAGGTATGCAACGAGCAGAAGTCATGATTAAAGGTCCCGGTCTCGGAAGAGACGCAGCATTACGAGCTATTCGCAGAAGTGGTATACTATTAACTTTCGTACGGGATGTAACCCCTAT